The Astatotilapia calliptera chromosome 14, fAstCal1.2, whole genome shotgun sequence genome includes a region encoding these proteins:
- the elna gene encoding elastin isoform X2 — protein MANRNILLLFCGLFLLALIQPSLQGGVYLPPGAGLGPGGGGTGTGFFPGAAGGFPAGYKPAKAAGGYAGGGGGRGLFVPGAGGQVIAGLPAGQGGKAPKPGYGNLGGGGLGPGGYGGGGYGGYYPGAGSKAAKSGVGGGGGPGVTGTGPGLPGGAPVIPQTGLPGGGGAGKKAAKVPGVGVPGLYQGGLVPGQGFGGRGVLPGVPTGSQLNPKSIAGGVGGGQQGVRGYGGPMQPGVFHGYPLKSPKVQGAYGAKTAGGKLTYGYGGFNVAPGLPGVQGGPGSKPGYPVGTGVGLGVISPGQGGTGGFGAGGGGFGGTGGLYPGQVSGGYGAAKAAKYGVPGGVPGGVPGGVPGGVPGGVPGGVPGGAPIGRIPAVGGYSPAAKAAKYGTGGQLGTGGQLGTGGQLGTGGQLGTGQLGTGQLGTGGQLGTGGGYYPASKAAKYGGQLGTGGQLGTGGQLGTGQLGTGQLGTGQLGTGQLGTGQLGTGGGYYPASKAAKYGGQLGTGGQLGTGQLGTGQLGTGQLGTGQLGTGGQLGTGGGYYPASKAAKYGGQLGTGGQLGTGGQLGTGGQLGTGGQLGTGGAYYAASKAAKYGQGGGGFIPGVRGGGGGGFLPGYGSLAAKPPKYGVPGAGLGGGVVPGRGGVFPGGTGQVVPGGGLGGFGGGAGVKPPKYGVPGGAGTGLGPGGVPIGGSGVAGGPYSPAAKAAKYGVGTGGLPGGFPVGAKAPKYVPGVTPYTPVSFPNGSVVPGQLVPGKPAKDVSGTPQPGVSGGIVQPSAGTGVVGTGVDAPTGVDTSRQVQPGPGVGTVGKAPKPFIPGTGYPYGAPYGVPLGTGPGTGPGTGPGTGTLPGAKPLKPPAVGGVGERPGIPLAAGGYQGGVAYPGAAAKAPKPGYGNIGGGGGYQQGVVPGYRGGYPQQYYQGYVPAPLTPQQAKAAKYGALQGFLGGAGGGGGGGFYRGGVAGCQGKYCGRRK, from the exons GTGTGTATCTACCACCTGGTGCTGGGTTAGGACCAGGAGGCGGTGGAACAGGAACTGGATTCTTTCCAG GGGCTGCTGGAGGGTTCCCTGCGGGCTATAAACCAGCTAAAGCTGCAG GAGGTTatgcaggaggaggtggaggccgAGGCCTATTCGTGCCAGGGGCAGGTGGCCAGGTCATTGCAGGATTGCCAGCAG GACAAGGTGGAAAAGCCCCTAAACCAG GATATGGAAATCTAGGAGGTGGCGGCCTGGGGCCTGGAGGCTATGGAGGAG GTGGCTATGGGGGCTACTATCCGGGAGCTGGATCAAAGGCTGCTAAAAGCG GggttggaggaggaggaggtcctGGAGTCACTGGAACTGGACCTGGACTGCCTGGTGGAG cacCTGTTATTCCTCAGACCGGCCTTCCTGGAGGTGGTGGCGCAGGAAAAAAAGCTGCCAAAGTGCCAG GTGTGGGTGTACCTGGCCTTTATCAAGGTGGACTGGTGCCTGGACAAG GGTTTGGTGGACGTGGAGTTCTGCCTGGAGTGCCCACTGGGTCTCAACTCAATCCCAAATCAA TTGCAGGAGGAGTAGGAGGAGGACAGCAAG gtGTCCGTGGGTATGGGGGACCAATGCAGCCAGGAGTGTTCCATGGATACCCCCTCAAATCACCCAAAGTGCAAG gTGCCTATGGAGCAAAAACTGCAGGTGGAAAACTTACATATG GTTATGGCGGCTTTAATGTTGCACCTGGACTGCCAGGAGTGCAAGGTGGCCCTGGGTCGAAGCCAGGATATCCTGTTGGAACTG gAGTGGGACTTGGGGTCATTTCACCTGGTCAGG GTGGTACTGGAGGCTTtggagctggtggtggtggcTTTGGTGGCACTGGTGGGCTGTATCCAGGCCAGGTGTCAGGAG GGTATGGAGCTGCTAAGGCTGCCAAATATG GAGTACCAGGAGGTGTACCTGGGGGAGTACCAGGAGGTGTACCTGGGGGAGTGCCAGGAGGTGTACCTGGGGGAGTACCAGGAGGTGCACCGATTGGAAGAATTCCAGCGGTTGGTGGATATTCACCAGCAGCAAAAGCTGCTAAATATG GCACAGGAGGGCAACTAGGCACAGGAGGGCAACTAGGAACAGGAGGGCAACTAGGCACAGGAGGGCAACTAGGAACAGGACAACTAGGAACAGGGCAACTTGGAACAGGAGGGCAACTAGGCACAGGAGGAGGATATTATCCTGCAAGCAAAGCTGCCAAATACG GAGGGCAACTTGGAACAGGAGGGCAACTTGGAACAGGAGGGCAACTTGGAACAGGCCAACTAGGAACAGGCCAACTAGGAACAGGACAACTAGGAACAGGACAACTTGGAACAGGGCAACTAGGAACTGGAGGAGGATATTATCCTGCAAGCAAAGCTGCTAAATACG GAGGGCAACTTGGAACAGGAGGGCAACTTGGAACAGGCCAACTAGGAACAGGCCAACTAGGAACAGGACAACTAGGAACAGGACAACTAGGAACAGGAGGGCAACTTGGAACAGGGGGAGGATATTATCCTGCAAGCAAAGCTGCCAAATACG GGGGACAACTTGGAACAGGGGGACAACTTGGAACAGGAGGACAACTTGGAACAGGAGGGCAACTTGGAACAGGAGGGCAACTTGGAACAGGAGGAGCATATTATGCTGCAAGCAAAGCTGCCAAATACG GTCAAGGTGGTGGAGGGTTTATTCCAGGTGTTcgtggaggtggtggaggaggattTTTACCAGGATATGGAT CTTTGGCAGCCAAACCTCCTAAATAtg GAGTGCCAGGAGCAGGCCTAGGAGGAGGGGTTGTCCCAGGAAGAGGAGGGGTTTTCCCAGGGGGAACAGGACAGGTAGTCCCTGGTGGTGGATTGGGTG GTTTTGGAGGTGGTGCTGGAGTCAAACCACCAAAGTATG GAGTTCCTGGAGGAGCCGGAACAGGGCTAGGACCTGGAGGAGTTCCTATTGGAGGATCAGGAGTTGCAGGTGGACCGTACTCCCCCGCCGCAAAAGCTGCTAAATACG GAGTTGGAACTGGAGGTCTACCTGGAG GATTTCCAGTTGGAGCAAAAGCACCAAAATACG TTCCAGGAGTGACTCCATACACACCTGTCAGTTTTCCAAATGGCTCTGTTGTACCTGGTCAATTAGTTCCTGGAAAACCAG CAAAGGATGTCAGTGGAACTCCTCAGCCAGGT GTTTCTGGTGGAATTGTTCAGCCTAGTG cTGGCACAGGTGTTG TTGGAACAGGAGTTGACGCTCCCACTGGTG TTGACACTTCACGCCAAGTTCAACCTG GTCCTGGTGTTGGAACAGTTGGAAAAGCACCCAAACCATTTATACCAG GTACTGGCTATCCTTATGGAGCACCTTATGGAG TACCTTTAGGCACTGGACCCGGAACTGGACCCGGAACTGGGCCTGGAACTGGAACACTGCCTGGAGCAAAGCCTCTGAAACCTCCAG cTGTGGGTGGTGTTGGAGAGAGACCAGGAATCCCACTGGCTGCAGGAGGTTATCAAG GTGGAGTTGCGTATCCTGGAGCTGCAGCTAAAGCGCCGAAACCAG GCTACGGCAATATTGGAGGTGGTGGCGGATACCAACAAG GTGTAGTTCCTGGTTACAGAGGAGGATACCCCCAGCAGTACTACCAAG GATATGTGCCAGCCCCGCTGACTCCTCAACAAG
- the elna gene encoding elastin isoform X6, protein MANRNILLLFCGLFLLALIQPSLQGGVYLPPGAGLGPGGGGTGTGFFPGAAGGFPAGYKPAKAAGGYAGGGGGRGLFVPGAGGQVIAGLPAGQGGKAPKPGYGNLGGGGLGPGGYGGGGYGGYYPGAGSKAAKSGVGGGGGPGVTGTGPGLPGGAPVIPQTGLPGGGGAGKKAAKVPGVGVPGLYQGGLVPGQGFGGRGVLPGVPTGSQLNPKSIAGGVGGGQQGVRGYGGPMQPGVFHGYPLKSPKVQGAYGAKTAGGKLTYGYGGFNVAPGLPGVQGGPGSKPGYPVGTGVGLGVISPGQGGTGGFGAGGGGFGGTGGLYPGQVSGGYGAAKAAKYGVPGGVPGGVPGGVPGGVPGGVPGGVPGGAPIGRIPAVGGYSPAAKAAKYGTGGQLGTGGQLGTGGQLGTGGQLGTGQLGTGQLGTGGQLGTGGGYYPASKAAKYGGQLGTGGQLGTGGQLGTGQLGTGQLGTGQLGTGQLGTGQLGTGGGYYPASKAAKYGGQLGTGGQLGTGQLGTGQLGTGQLGTGQLGTGGQLGTGGGYYPASKAAKYGGQLGTGGQLGTGGQLGTGGQLGTGGQLGTGGAYYAASKAAKYGQGGGGFIPGVRGGGGGGFLPGYGSLAAKPPKYGVPGAGLGGGVVPGRGGVFPGGTGQVVPGGGLGGFGGGAGVKPPKYGVPGGAGTGLGPGGVPIGGSGVAGGPYSPAAKAAKYGVGTGGLPGGFPVGAKAPKYAKDVSGTPQPGVSGGIVQPSAGTGVVGTGVDAPTGVDTSRQVQPGPGVGTVGKAPKPFIPGTGYPYGAPYGVPLGTGPGTGPGTGPGTGTLPGAKPLKPPAVGGVGERPGIPLAAGGYQGGVAYPGAAAKAPKPGYGNIGGGGGYQQGVVPGYRGGYPQQYYQGYVPAPLTPQQAKAAKYGALQGFLGGAGGGGGGGFYRGGVAGCQGKYCGRRK, encoded by the exons GTGTGTATCTACCACCTGGTGCTGGGTTAGGACCAGGAGGCGGTGGAACAGGAACTGGATTCTTTCCAG GGGCTGCTGGAGGGTTCCCTGCGGGCTATAAACCAGCTAAAGCTGCAG GAGGTTatgcaggaggaggtggaggccgAGGCCTATTCGTGCCAGGGGCAGGTGGCCAGGTCATTGCAGGATTGCCAGCAG GACAAGGTGGAAAAGCCCCTAAACCAG GATATGGAAATCTAGGAGGTGGCGGCCTGGGGCCTGGAGGCTATGGAGGAG GTGGCTATGGGGGCTACTATCCGGGAGCTGGATCAAAGGCTGCTAAAAGCG GggttggaggaggaggaggtcctGGAGTCACTGGAACTGGACCTGGACTGCCTGGTGGAG cacCTGTTATTCCTCAGACCGGCCTTCCTGGAGGTGGTGGCGCAGGAAAAAAAGCTGCCAAAGTGCCAG GTGTGGGTGTACCTGGCCTTTATCAAGGTGGACTGGTGCCTGGACAAG GGTTTGGTGGACGTGGAGTTCTGCCTGGAGTGCCCACTGGGTCTCAACTCAATCCCAAATCAA TTGCAGGAGGAGTAGGAGGAGGACAGCAAG gtGTCCGTGGGTATGGGGGACCAATGCAGCCAGGAGTGTTCCATGGATACCCCCTCAAATCACCCAAAGTGCAAG gTGCCTATGGAGCAAAAACTGCAGGTGGAAAACTTACATATG GTTATGGCGGCTTTAATGTTGCACCTGGACTGCCAGGAGTGCAAGGTGGCCCTGGGTCGAAGCCAGGATATCCTGTTGGAACTG gAGTGGGACTTGGGGTCATTTCACCTGGTCAGG GTGGTACTGGAGGCTTtggagctggtggtggtggcTTTGGTGGCACTGGTGGGCTGTATCCAGGCCAGGTGTCAGGAG GGTATGGAGCTGCTAAGGCTGCCAAATATG GAGTACCAGGAGGTGTACCTGGGGGAGTACCAGGAGGTGTACCTGGGGGAGTGCCAGGAGGTGTACCTGGGGGAGTACCAGGAGGTGCACCGATTGGAAGAATTCCAGCGGTTGGTGGATATTCACCAGCAGCAAAAGCTGCTAAATATG GCACAGGAGGGCAACTAGGCACAGGAGGGCAACTAGGAACAGGAGGGCAACTAGGCACAGGAGGGCAACTAGGAACAGGACAACTAGGAACAGGGCAACTTGGAACAGGAGGGCAACTAGGCACAGGAGGAGGATATTATCCTGCAAGCAAAGCTGCCAAATACG GAGGGCAACTTGGAACAGGAGGGCAACTTGGAACAGGAGGGCAACTTGGAACAGGCCAACTAGGAACAGGCCAACTAGGAACAGGACAACTAGGAACAGGACAACTTGGAACAGGGCAACTAGGAACTGGAGGAGGATATTATCCTGCAAGCAAAGCTGCTAAATACG GAGGGCAACTTGGAACAGGAGGGCAACTTGGAACAGGCCAACTAGGAACAGGCCAACTAGGAACAGGACAACTAGGAACAGGACAACTAGGAACAGGAGGGCAACTTGGAACAGGGGGAGGATATTATCCTGCAAGCAAAGCTGCCAAATACG GGGGACAACTTGGAACAGGGGGACAACTTGGAACAGGAGGACAACTTGGAACAGGAGGGCAACTTGGAACAGGAGGGCAACTTGGAACAGGAGGAGCATATTATGCTGCAAGCAAAGCTGCCAAATACG GTCAAGGTGGTGGAGGGTTTATTCCAGGTGTTcgtggaggtggtggaggaggattTTTACCAGGATATGGAT CTTTGGCAGCCAAACCTCCTAAATAtg GAGTGCCAGGAGCAGGCCTAGGAGGAGGGGTTGTCCCAGGAAGAGGAGGGGTTTTCCCAGGGGGAACAGGACAGGTAGTCCCTGGTGGTGGATTGGGTG GTTTTGGAGGTGGTGCTGGAGTCAAACCACCAAAGTATG GAGTTCCTGGAGGAGCCGGAACAGGGCTAGGACCTGGAGGAGTTCCTATTGGAGGATCAGGAGTTGCAGGTGGACCGTACTCCCCCGCCGCAAAAGCTGCTAAATACG GAGTTGGAACTGGAGGTCTACCTGGAG GATTTCCAGTTGGAGCAAAAGCACCAAAATACG CAAAGGATGTCAGTGGAACTCCTCAGCCAGGT GTTTCTGGTGGAATTGTTCAGCCTAGTG cTGGCACAGGTGTTG TTGGAACAGGAGTTGACGCTCCCACTGGTG TTGACACTTCACGCCAAGTTCAACCTG GTCCTGGTGTTGGAACAGTTGGAAAAGCACCCAAACCATTTATACCAG GTACTGGCTATCCTTATGGAGCACCTTATGGAG TACCTTTAGGCACTGGACCCGGAACTGGACCCGGAACTGGGCCTGGAACTGGAACACTGCCTGGAGCAAAGCCTCTGAAACCTCCAG cTGTGGGTGGTGTTGGAGAGAGACCAGGAATCCCACTGGCTGCAGGAGGTTATCAAG GTGGAGTTGCGTATCCTGGAGCTGCAGCTAAAGCGCCGAAACCAG GCTACGGCAATATTGGAGGTGGTGGCGGATACCAACAAG GTGTAGTTCCTGGTTACAGAGGAGGATACCCCCAGCAGTACTACCAAG GATATGTGCCAGCCCCGCTGACTCCTCAACAAG
- the elna gene encoding elastin isoform X1 codes for MANRNILLLFCGLFLLALIQPSLQGGVYLPPGAGLGPGGGGTGTGFFPGAAGGFPAGYKPAKAAGGYAGGGGGRGLFVPGAGGQVIAGLPAGQGGKAPKPGYGNLGGGGLGPGGYGGGGYGGYYPGAGSKAAKSGVGGGGGPGVTGTGPGLPGGAPVIPQTGLPGGGGAGKKAAKVPGVGVPGLYQGGLVPGQGFGGRGVLPGVPTGSQLNPKSIAGGVGGGQQGVRGYGGPMQPGVFHGYPLKSPKVQGAYGAKTAGGKLTYGYGGFNVAPGLPGVQGGPGSKPGYPVGTGVGLGVISPGQGGTGGFGAGGGGFGGTGGLYPGQVSGGYGAAKAAKYGVPGGVPGGVPGGVPGGVPGGVPGGVPGGAPIGRIPAVGGYSPAAKAAKYGTGGQLGTGGQLGTGGQLGTGGQLGTGQLGTGQLGTGGQLGTGGGYYPASKAAKYGGQLGTGGQLGTGGQLGTGQLGTGQLGTGQLGTGQLGTGQLGTGGGYYPASKAAKYGGQLGTGGQLGTGQLGTGQLGTGQLGTGQLGTGGQLGTGGGYYPASKAAKYGGQLGTGGQLGTGGQLGTGGQLGTGGQLGTGGAYYAASKAAKYGQGGGGFIPGVRGGGGGGFLPGYGSLAAKPPKYGVPGAGLGGGVVPGRGGVFPGGTGQVVPGGGLGGFGGGAGVKPPKYGVPGGAGTGLGPGGVPIGGSGVAGGPYSPAAKAAKYGVGTGGLPGGFPVGAKAPKYVVPGVTPYTPVSFPNGSVVPGQLVPGKPAKDVSGTPQPGVSGGIVQPSAGTGVVGTGVDAPTGVDTSRQVQPGPGVGTVGKAPKPFIPGTGYPYGAPYGVPLGTGPGTGPGTGPGTGTLPGAKPLKPPAVGGVGERPGIPLAAGGYQGGVAYPGAAAKAPKPGYGNIGGGGGYQQGVVPGYRGGYPQQYYQGYVPAPLTPQQAKAAKYGALQGFLGGAGGGGGGGFYRGGVAGCQGKYCGRRK; via the exons GTGTGTATCTACCACCTGGTGCTGGGTTAGGACCAGGAGGCGGTGGAACAGGAACTGGATTCTTTCCAG GGGCTGCTGGAGGGTTCCCTGCGGGCTATAAACCAGCTAAAGCTGCAG GAGGTTatgcaggaggaggtggaggccgAGGCCTATTCGTGCCAGGGGCAGGTGGCCAGGTCATTGCAGGATTGCCAGCAG GACAAGGTGGAAAAGCCCCTAAACCAG GATATGGAAATCTAGGAGGTGGCGGCCTGGGGCCTGGAGGCTATGGAGGAG GTGGCTATGGGGGCTACTATCCGGGAGCTGGATCAAAGGCTGCTAAAAGCG GggttggaggaggaggaggtcctGGAGTCACTGGAACTGGACCTGGACTGCCTGGTGGAG cacCTGTTATTCCTCAGACCGGCCTTCCTGGAGGTGGTGGCGCAGGAAAAAAAGCTGCCAAAGTGCCAG GTGTGGGTGTACCTGGCCTTTATCAAGGTGGACTGGTGCCTGGACAAG GGTTTGGTGGACGTGGAGTTCTGCCTGGAGTGCCCACTGGGTCTCAACTCAATCCCAAATCAA TTGCAGGAGGAGTAGGAGGAGGACAGCAAG gtGTCCGTGGGTATGGGGGACCAATGCAGCCAGGAGTGTTCCATGGATACCCCCTCAAATCACCCAAAGTGCAAG gTGCCTATGGAGCAAAAACTGCAGGTGGAAAACTTACATATG GTTATGGCGGCTTTAATGTTGCACCTGGACTGCCAGGAGTGCAAGGTGGCCCTGGGTCGAAGCCAGGATATCCTGTTGGAACTG gAGTGGGACTTGGGGTCATTTCACCTGGTCAGG GTGGTACTGGAGGCTTtggagctggtggtggtggcTTTGGTGGCACTGGTGGGCTGTATCCAGGCCAGGTGTCAGGAG GGTATGGAGCTGCTAAGGCTGCCAAATATG GAGTACCAGGAGGTGTACCTGGGGGAGTACCAGGAGGTGTACCTGGGGGAGTGCCAGGAGGTGTACCTGGGGGAGTACCAGGAGGTGCACCGATTGGAAGAATTCCAGCGGTTGGTGGATATTCACCAGCAGCAAAAGCTGCTAAATATG GCACAGGAGGGCAACTAGGCACAGGAGGGCAACTAGGAACAGGAGGGCAACTAGGCACAGGAGGGCAACTAGGAACAGGACAACTAGGAACAGGGCAACTTGGAACAGGAGGGCAACTAGGCACAGGAGGAGGATATTATCCTGCAAGCAAAGCTGCCAAATACG GAGGGCAACTTGGAACAGGAGGGCAACTTGGAACAGGAGGGCAACTTGGAACAGGCCAACTAGGAACAGGCCAACTAGGAACAGGACAACTAGGAACAGGACAACTTGGAACAGGGCAACTAGGAACTGGAGGAGGATATTATCCTGCAAGCAAAGCTGCTAAATACG GAGGGCAACTTGGAACAGGAGGGCAACTTGGAACAGGCCAACTAGGAACAGGCCAACTAGGAACAGGACAACTAGGAACAGGACAACTAGGAACAGGAGGGCAACTTGGAACAGGGGGAGGATATTATCCTGCAAGCAAAGCTGCCAAATACG GGGGACAACTTGGAACAGGGGGACAACTTGGAACAGGAGGACAACTTGGAACAGGAGGGCAACTTGGAACAGGAGGGCAACTTGGAACAGGAGGAGCATATTATGCTGCAAGCAAAGCTGCCAAATACG GTCAAGGTGGTGGAGGGTTTATTCCAGGTGTTcgtggaggtggtggaggaggattTTTACCAGGATATGGAT CTTTGGCAGCCAAACCTCCTAAATAtg GAGTGCCAGGAGCAGGCCTAGGAGGAGGGGTTGTCCCAGGAAGAGGAGGGGTTTTCCCAGGGGGAACAGGACAGGTAGTCCCTGGTGGTGGATTGGGTG GTTTTGGAGGTGGTGCTGGAGTCAAACCACCAAAGTATG GAGTTCCTGGAGGAGCCGGAACAGGGCTAGGACCTGGAGGAGTTCCTATTGGAGGATCAGGAGTTGCAGGTGGACCGTACTCCCCCGCCGCAAAAGCTGCTAAATACG GAGTTGGAACTGGAGGTCTACCTGGAG GATTTCCAGTTGGAGCAAAAGCACCAAAATACG TAGTTCCAGGAGTGACTCCATACACACCTGTCAGTTTTCCAAATGGCTCTGTTGTACCTGGTCAATTAGTTCCTGGAAAACCAG CAAAGGATGTCAGTGGAACTCCTCAGCCAGGT GTTTCTGGTGGAATTGTTCAGCCTAGTG cTGGCACAGGTGTTG TTGGAACAGGAGTTGACGCTCCCACTGGTG TTGACACTTCACGCCAAGTTCAACCTG GTCCTGGTGTTGGAACAGTTGGAAAAGCACCCAAACCATTTATACCAG GTACTGGCTATCCTTATGGAGCACCTTATGGAG TACCTTTAGGCACTGGACCCGGAACTGGACCCGGAACTGGGCCTGGAACTGGAACACTGCCTGGAGCAAAGCCTCTGAAACCTCCAG cTGTGGGTGGTGTTGGAGAGAGACCAGGAATCCCACTGGCTGCAGGAGGTTATCAAG GTGGAGTTGCGTATCCTGGAGCTGCAGCTAAAGCGCCGAAACCAG GCTACGGCAATATTGGAGGTGGTGGCGGATACCAACAAG GTGTAGTTCCTGGTTACAGAGGAGGATACCCCCAGCAGTACTACCAAG GATATGTGCCAGCCCCGCTGACTCCTCAACAAG